The following are from one region of the Leucobacter sp. Psy1 genome:
- a CDS encoding amino acid ABC transporter permease, translating into MSDSRTPGHEVPEPIKAIRLRHPWRNVFAVVVLAMVALFLYDAAFNRPVYAWDEVGKYLFDVRVLSAIGYTLQLTVYSMIIAIVLGVILAVMRLSPNPVLRSVAWAFLWVFRGTPVYVQLTFWGLVGVVYKTIDIGIPFQEPWFQFDTQAMLSYFTLAVIGLALNESAYMAEIVRAGLLAVDKGQEEAAVALGLGWWHTMSRIILPQAMRVIIPPTGNEVISMLKTTSLVIAVPFTLELYTRTRDIAAVTYKPVPMLIVASIWYLLVTSLLMIGQYYLERYFAKGVGARPDTVKPLTPTEAVAIQRAKETEAVAPADRNDDPDAPWPDGERSRS; encoded by the coding sequence ATGTCTGACTCCCGAACTCCCGGCCACGAGGTGCCGGAGCCGATCAAGGCGATCAGGCTCCGGCACCCGTGGCGCAACGTGTTCGCGGTCGTCGTTCTGGCGATGGTCGCGCTGTTCCTGTACGACGCGGCGTTCAACCGCCCCGTCTACGCGTGGGACGAAGTGGGCAAGTACCTCTTCGACGTCCGCGTGCTCTCGGCCATCGGCTACACCCTGCAGCTGACGGTCTACTCGATGATCATCGCCATCGTGCTGGGAGTGATCCTCGCCGTGATGCGGTTGTCGCCGAACCCGGTGCTGCGGTCGGTGGCGTGGGCGTTCCTCTGGGTGTTCCGCGGAACGCCGGTCTACGTGCAGCTCACCTTCTGGGGCCTCGTCGGCGTTGTCTACAAGACGATCGACATCGGCATCCCGTTCCAGGAGCCGTGGTTCCAGTTCGACACGCAGGCGATGCTGAGCTACTTCACGCTCGCGGTCATTGGTCTCGCGCTGAACGAGTCGGCCTACATGGCCGAGATCGTGCGCGCCGGCCTGCTCGCCGTCGACAAGGGGCAGGAGGAGGCCGCAGTCGCTCTCGGCCTCGGCTGGTGGCACACCATGAGCCGTATCATCCTCCCGCAGGCGATGCGCGTCATCATTCCGCCCACGGGCAACGAGGTCATCTCGATGCTGAAGACCACCTCGCTGGTGATTGCAGTGCCGTTCACCCTCGAGCTCTACACCCGCACCAGGGACATCGCGGCAGTGACCTACAAGCCCGTGCCGATGCTCATCGTCGCCTCGATCTGGTACCTGCTCGTCACCTCACTGCTGATGATCGGCCAGTACTACCTCGAGCGCTACTTCGCGAAGGGCGTCGGCGCACGCCCGGACACCGTGAAGCCGCTGACACCGACGGAGGCCGTCGCGATCCAGCGCGCGAAGGAGACCGAGGCGGTCGCACCTGCGGATCGCAACGATGACCCCGATGCCCCGTGGCCCGACGGCGAGAGGAGCCGGTCGTGA
- a CDS encoding amino acid ABC transporter ATP-binding protein, with product MVKAEAISKSFGSNEVLKSISLEVNRGEVLCMVGPSGSGKSTFLRCINHLETINAGRLWVDGSLVGYRQRGDKIYEMNPREAAKQRRDIGMVFQRFNLFPHMTALENVMAAPTLLRKGNRAQLKQRAEELLDRVGLADRGDYYPAHLSGGQQQRVAIARALAMEPKLMLFDEPTSALDPELVGEVLDVMQGLAESGMTMVVVTHEMGFAREVADSLVFMDGGVVIESGDPREVLLNPQRERTKAFLSKVL from the coding sequence ATGGTGAAGGCCGAGGCGATCTCGAAGAGCTTCGGCTCGAACGAGGTGCTGAAATCCATCTCGCTGGAGGTCAACCGGGGCGAGGTGCTGTGCATGGTCGGCCCATCGGGGTCGGGCAAGTCCACCTTCCTCCGCTGCATCAACCACCTCGAAACGATCAATGCCGGCCGCCTCTGGGTGGACGGGAGCCTCGTCGGCTACCGGCAGCGCGGCGACAAGATCTACGAGATGAACCCGCGAGAGGCCGCGAAGCAGCGACGGGACATCGGTATGGTGTTCCAGCGCTTCAACCTGTTCCCGCACATGACGGCGCTCGAGAACGTGATGGCCGCCCCGACGCTGCTGCGGAAGGGGAACCGCGCACAGCTCAAGCAGCGGGCCGAAGAGCTGCTCGACCGCGTCGGCCTCGCCGACCGGGGGGACTACTACCCTGCGCACCTCTCCGGCGGACAGCAGCAGCGCGTCGCCATCGCCCGCGCGCTCGCGATGGAACCCAAGCTGATGCTCTTCGATGAGCCCACCTCAGCGCTGGACCCCGAGCTCGTCGGCGAAGTGCTCGACGTCATGCAGGGACTCGCCGAGTCTGGCATGACGATGGTCGTCGTCACTCACGAGATGGGGTTCGCCAGAGAAGTCGCCGACAGCCTCGTCTTCATGGACGGCGGAGTCGTCATCGAATCGGGCGACCCGCGTGAGGTGCTGCTCAACCCGCAGCGGGAACGTACGAAAGCGTTCCTCTCGAAGGTGCTGTAG
- the tagD gene encoding glycerol-3-phosphate cytidylyltransferase, with translation MKRILTYGTFDLLHWGHIRLLQRARALGDYLVVAVSTEEFNAGKGKQTYHDFETRKMMLEAVRYVDLVIPENDWDQKIGDVERYAIDTVVMGGDWEGDPRFEVLRGHCEIVYLDRTEGVSTSKIKEDLGEGA, from the coding sequence ATGAAACGCATCCTCACCTACGGCACGTTCGATCTGCTGCACTGGGGCCACATCCGCCTGCTGCAGCGTGCCCGGGCGCTCGGAGACTACCTCGTCGTCGCGGTCTCCACCGAGGAGTTCAACGCGGGCAAGGGCAAGCAGACGTATCACGACTTCGAGACCCGCAAGATGATGCTCGAGGCAGTCCGCTACGTCGACCTGGTGATTCCCGAGAACGACTGGGATCAGAAGATCGGCGACGTCGAGCGCTATGCCATCGACACTGTGGTGATGGGCGGCGACTGGGAGGGCGACCCCCGCTTCGAGGTGCTCCGCGGGCACTGCGAGATCGTGTACCTCGATCGCACGGAGGGCGTCTCCACGTCGAAGATCAAGGAGGATCTCGGCGAGGGCGCCTGA
- a CDS encoding SseB family protein, whose product MAEASIPEDVSADYENPVARAALDAFRTAPDYPHLAALLTALREGYLVVDVTGTRKGGGGKKGARVRTIRSTQGQLVLPIFTSMAELRAAVTDKQRAELKGAVMPALEALRLISTDRFVAAEIDHASAKLVLLRKYVELAAGGDPITAETLEQMKR is encoded by the coding sequence ATGGCTGAGGCGAGCATCCCCGAGGACGTGTCCGCTGACTACGAGAACCCCGTCGCCCGAGCGGCGCTCGACGCGTTCCGCACCGCCCCCGACTACCCGCACCTGGCGGCACTGCTGACGGCGCTCCGGGAGGGGTACCTCGTCGTCGACGTCACCGGCACCCGGAAGGGCGGGGGCGGCAAGAAGGGTGCACGGGTCCGCACGATCCGTTCGACGCAGGGGCAGCTGGTGCTCCCGATCTTCACCTCGATGGCTGAACTCCGGGCAGCCGTCACCGATAAGCAGCGCGCCGAGCTCAAAGGTGCGGTGATGCCGGCGCTCGAGGCGCTCAGGCTCATCTCGACCGACCGGTTCGTCGCGGCTGAGATCGATCACGCCTCCGCGAAGCTCGTGCTGCTGCGGAAGTACGTCGAACTCGCGGCCGGAGGGGACCCCATCACGGCGGAGACGCTGGAGCAGATGAAGCGGTAG
- a CDS encoding energy-coupling factor transporter transmembrane protein EcfT gives MTASPLGSYVPGTSALHRIPPGPKLLGLFVFAGVAIAFRTVPSTLVALAIAVALVLSVGLGSSAFGRTLRRFALIGVPLFAFQAWQQGWDRGFAVVGTLFALILAASALTASTRVEDLIDTITRVLGPFRRFGARPERVALAFSLVLRMIPTLLSLAQETRAAAQARGLERNPRALMVPLVLRTVAHAQQTGEALHARGIGDD, from the coding sequence GTGACCGCCTCGCCGCTCGGCTCCTACGTGCCGGGCACATCCGCTCTGCACCGGATCCCTCCCGGCCCGAAACTGCTCGGCCTGTTCGTCTTCGCGGGCGTCGCCATCGCCTTCCGCACCGTGCCGAGCACTCTCGTCGCGCTCGCGATCGCCGTCGCCCTGGTGCTCTCGGTCGGCCTCGGCTCGAGCGCCTTCGGCAGAACGCTGCGCCGCTTCGCGCTCATCGGCGTGCCCCTGTTCGCGTTTCAGGCGTGGCAGCAGGGGTGGGATCGCGGTTTCGCGGTCGTCGGCACTCTGTTCGCGCTGATCCTCGCGGCGAGCGCACTGACCGCCAGCACCCGGGTCGAAGACCTCATCGACACCATCACTCGGGTGCTCGGCCCGTTCCGCAGGTTCGGAGCGCGGCCCGAACGAGTGGCGCTGGCATTCTCGCTCGTGCTTCGGATGATCCCGACACTGCTCTCCCTGGCTCAGGAGACCCGAGCGGCGGCGCAGGCTCGCGGGCTCGAACGCAACCCGCGCGCGCTCATGGTGCCGCTCGTGCTGCGGACCGTGGCACACGCGCAGCAGACGGGCGAGGCCCTGCACGCCCGCGGCATCGGGGATGACTAG
- a CDS encoding energy-coupling factor ABC transporter ATP-binding protein: MIELRAATVEATTPDGRMTILHPTTLTLTERRVSVIGANGSGKSTLARILNGLVEPSSGSVRIRREREPAPSGHDNTDGDTSSRLAEAWLDTVSDGAAVRRLVGFTFSDPGAQLVMPTAIEDVALSLRRRHRRRAERDAAARATLERFGIAELAERSVHTLSGGQRQLLAIASVLAADPAILIADEPTTLLDLRNGRMIGDLLMRLPQQVVVVTHDLDLAVRADRTLVIDEGAVVFDGDPATAVDRYRSMA; the protein is encoded by the coding sequence GTGATCGAGCTCCGCGCCGCGACCGTCGAGGCGACGACCCCCGATGGTCGCATGACGATCCTCCACCCGACGACGCTCACGCTCACCGAGCGGCGCGTCTCGGTGATCGGCGCGAACGGGTCGGGCAAGTCGACGTTGGCCCGGATCCTGAACGGACTCGTCGAGCCCTCGAGCGGATCGGTGCGGATCCGGCGGGAGCGCGAGCCCGCACCCTCCGGGCACGACAACACAGACGGAGATACCAGCAGTCGACTCGCGGAAGCCTGGCTCGACACCGTCTCGGACGGTGCCGCGGTCCGCCGTCTCGTCGGCTTCACCTTCTCCGATCCGGGGGCGCAGCTCGTCATGCCCACGGCGATCGAGGATGTGGCGCTCTCCCTCCGCAGGCGGCACCGACGACGGGCCGAGCGCGACGCTGCCGCGCGTGCGACCCTTGAGCGCTTCGGGATCGCCGAGCTCGCCGAGCGATCCGTGCACACCCTGTCCGGTGGCCAGCGCCAGTTGCTCGCGATCGCGAGTGTGCTCGCCGCCGATCCCGCGATCCTGATCGCCGACGAACCCACGACCCTGCTCGATCTGCGGAACGGCCGCATGATCGGAGACCTGCTCATGCGCCTGCCGCAGCAGGTCGTCGTCGTGACGCACGACCTCGACCTGGCGGTGCGGGCCGACCGCACTCTCGTGATCGACGAGGGTGCGGTGGTGTTCGACGGGGATCCCGCGACCGCTGTCGACCGCTATCGGAGCATGGCGTGA
- a CDS encoding biotin transporter BioY — MSQQTDTTTPRRRRTGTATDLALIATFAALIAVCAILPAITVGGAVPITLQTFGTILAGAVLGARRGFLAVLLYLAVGAVGLPVFAGGSAGVAPFVGPSAGFLVAMPLAAALCGFIVERLPRKRVGVSIALIALAGLASNIVLTHPLGILGMSWLGDLTLQQAFFADMAFWPGDVVKNVLVGVVAASVHRAFPALLPPRTLPA; from the coding sequence ATGTCCCAGCAGACGGACACCACAACACCCCGCCGTCGGCGCACCGGCACTGCGACCGACCTCGCACTCATTGCGACGTTCGCGGCACTGATCGCCGTGTGCGCGATCCTCCCAGCCATCACCGTGGGGGGCGCCGTGCCGATCACACTCCAGACGTTCGGCACGATTCTCGCGGGGGCGGTGCTCGGCGCCAGACGCGGATTCCTCGCGGTCCTGCTCTACCTCGCGGTCGGCGCGGTCGGCCTCCCCGTCTTCGCAGGGGGATCCGCCGGCGTCGCCCCCTTCGTCGGCCCCTCCGCCGGATTCCTCGTCGCCATGCCGCTCGCCGCCGCGCTCTGCGGCTTCATCGTCGAGCGGCTTCCTCGCAAGCGCGTCGGGGTCAGCATCGCCCTCATCGCGCTCGCCGGCCTGGCCAGCAACATCGTGCTCACGCATCCGCTCGGCATTCTGGGCATGTCCTGGCTCGGCGACCTCACACTGCAGCAGGCCTTCTTCGCCGACATGGCGTTCTGGCCGGGCGACGTCGTCAAGAACGTGCTCGTCGGCGTCGTCGCGGCGTCCGTGCATCGCGCGTTCCCCGCGCTCCTGCCACCGCGTACACTGCCAGCGTGA
- a CDS encoding TetR family transcriptional regulator: MRNSRSDVVAAALLVLGEHGLEGCSMRRVAAELGVQPGALYHHVPNKQTLLALMADEIVADVGRTSGRGVGRNVDGVSAGAQVAAAGDLCRALRSAMLRVRDGADVVATAAAFRLGASRVEAELADLVGPSGARTLLLYTFGHAQSTQTRLQAQLFGALVGESEASESPGAAGASGGAGAVGESAATLDASFDEGLAIIIRGLR; encoded by the coding sequence ATGCGCAATTCTCGGTCCGACGTCGTCGCCGCCGCGCTGCTCGTGCTTGGCGAGCACGGACTCGAAGGCTGCTCGATGCGTCGCGTCGCAGCGGAGCTGGGGGTGCAGCCCGGAGCGCTCTACCATCACGTGCCGAACAAGCAGACGCTCCTGGCGCTCATGGCCGACGAGATCGTTGCCGATGTGGGGCGGACGAGCGGGCGGGGTGTCGGGCGCAACGTCGACGGGGTGTCCGCGGGTGCGCAGGTCGCGGCGGCGGGTGACCTCTGCCGCGCGCTGCGCTCCGCCATGCTGCGCGTGCGAGACGGAGCCGACGTGGTGGCGACCGCGGCGGCGTTCCGGCTGGGAGCTTCGCGCGTCGAAGCGGAGCTGGCCGACCTCGTCGGGCCATCGGGTGCGCGCACCCTCCTGCTCTACACCTTCGGTCACGCCCAGTCGACGCAGACCCGCCTGCAGGCACAGCTGTTCGGAGCGCTGGTGGGGGAGTCCGAGGCGTCCGAGTCGCCTGGCGCTGCTGGCGCGTCTGGTGGCGCCGGCGCGGTGGGGGAGAGCGCCGCAACGCTCGATGCGTCTTTCGACGAGGGGCTCGCGATCATCATCCGAGGTCTGCGCTAG
- a CDS encoding glycine--tRNA ligase, producing the protein MAEQSRLDKVISLARHRGFVFQAGEIYGGSRSAWDYGPLGTALKENIKKQWWRAMVQKRDDIVGIDSSVILPKQVWEASGHVEVFSDPLVECKNCHKREREDHLIEAFEEKKGRAPKDGLAEIVCKNCGTRGEWTEPRAFSGLLKTYLGPVDDEAGLHYLRPETAQGIFVNFANVLQAARIKPPFGIAQIGKSFRNEITPGNFIFRTREFEQMEMEFFVEPGTDDEWQQYWMDERMRWYTDLGINPENLRFYEHPQEKLSHYSKRTADIEYKFGFTGGDWGELEGVANRTDFDLSTHAKASGKDLSYFDQAKNERWTPYVIEPAAGLTRSLMAFLVDAYREEEVPNAKGGTDTRTLLALDPRLAPVKAAVLPLSRNEKLSPLAKEIAQDLRDDWNIDFDDAGAIGRRYRRQDEIGTPFCVTVDFDSLDDDAVTVRERDTMEQHRVPRSELHAYLAERLRGA; encoded by the coding sequence ATGGCCGAGCAGTCTCGCCTCGACAAAGTCATCTCACTCGCCCGCCACCGCGGGTTCGTCTTCCAGGCGGGTGAGATCTACGGCGGTTCGCGTTCGGCGTGGGACTACGGTCCGCTGGGCACCGCGCTCAAGGAGAACATCAAGAAGCAGTGGTGGCGCGCGATGGTCCAGAAGCGGGACGACATCGTCGGCATCGACTCGAGCGTGATCCTGCCCAAGCAGGTCTGGGAGGCCTCCGGTCACGTCGAGGTCTTCAGCGATCCGCTCGTGGAGTGCAAGAACTGCCACAAGCGCGAGCGCGAGGATCACCTCATCGAGGCGTTCGAGGAGAAGAAGGGCCGTGCGCCGAAGGACGGCCTCGCCGAGATCGTGTGCAAGAACTGCGGCACCCGCGGTGAGTGGACCGAGCCGCGCGCCTTCTCCGGCCTGCTGAAGACCTACCTCGGCCCCGTGGACGATGAGGCGGGTCTGCACTACCTTCGCCCCGAGACGGCGCAGGGCATCTTCGTGAACTTCGCGAACGTGCTGCAGGCCGCACGCATCAAGCCGCCGTTCGGCATCGCGCAGATCGGCAAGAGCTTCCGGAACGAGATCACGCCGGGCAACTTCATCTTCCGCACGCGCGAGTTCGAGCAGATGGAGATGGAGTTCTTCGTCGAGCCGGGAACCGATGACGAGTGGCAGCAGTACTGGATGGACGAGCGCATGCGCTGGTACACCGACCTCGGCATCAATCCCGAGAACCTGCGCTTCTACGAGCACCCGCAGGAGAAGCTGTCCCACTACTCGAAGCGCACGGCGGACATCGAGTACAAGTTCGGCTTCACCGGCGGCGACTGGGGCGAGTTGGAGGGTGTCGCCAATCGCACCGACTTCGACCTGTCGACGCACGCGAAGGCATCGGGCAAAGACCTCTCCTACTTCGATCAGGCGAAAAACGAGCGGTGGACGCCGTACGTCATCGAGCCGGCGGCGGGACTCACCCGATCGCTGATGGCGTTCCTCGTCGATGCGTACCGCGAGGAGGAGGTTCCGAACGCCAAGGGCGGCACCGACACCCGGACGCTGCTGGCGCTCGATCCGCGCCTCGCTCCCGTGAAGGCCGCGGTGCTGCCGCTCAGCCGCAACGAGAAGCTCTCGCCGCTGGCGAAGGAGATCGCCCAGGATCTGCGCGACGACTGGAACATCGATTTCGACGATGCGGGCGCCATCGGCCGCCGGTACCGTCGTCAGGATGAGATCGGCACCCCGTTCTGCGTCACGGTCGACTTCGATTCGCTTGACGACGACGCCGTGACGGTGCGCGAGCGCGACACGATGGAGCAGCACCGCGTACCGCGCAGCGAGCTCCACGCGTACCTCGCCGAGCGCCTGCGCGGCGCATAG
- a CDS encoding CPBP family intramembrane glutamic endopeptidase produces MTIPQPPEPGRSQWPEAAQGAPGGAEQPATPAPPAAASAHPAAAQAQPWPWVQRRRWQTVETEELEYHRLFRGVTGYRWWKPLVALVLAALYYFTLSLVFGIVMGPVLVLATGVPVGDMGAFMESFERLTVLDTQEPLSLVFTLGSIILMIPSVWLALLSVGIRPFGRAWSVALRVRWGLVWKTAGLAVACLLVTNGLSIAVQVLFVDSPQEVAAEMPDIDLTAALWSLLIVVLLVPFQAAAEELVFRGFFMQVIGSWLRSPWLAILLPTVAFALAHIYDVWGMLSVGVMGLIAAWLTWRTGGLEAAISIHVVNNLIAFGIMATGLSGSTAQEAETGGSWVSILVQAAGLGLFLVLTVIVFRSGGYGRTRIDLVQVPATDPEPIVGEHPAPSAGPSQHQDQAGGSSS; encoded by the coding sequence ATGACGATCCCGCAACCGCCGGAGCCCGGCCGGTCGCAGTGGCCGGAGGCGGCCCAGGGTGCGCCGGGCGGCGCCGAACAACCGGCGACGCCGGCACCGCCGGCAGCAGCATCGGCACACCCCGCAGCAGCTCAGGCGCAGCCGTGGCCCTGGGTGCAGCGGAGGCGCTGGCAGACCGTGGAGACCGAGGAGCTCGAGTACCATCGGCTGTTCCGCGGCGTGACGGGGTATCGGTGGTGGAAGCCGCTGGTTGCCCTCGTGCTCGCCGCGCTGTACTACTTCACGCTGTCCCTGGTGTTCGGCATCGTCATGGGGCCGGTCCTGGTGCTCGCGACGGGCGTGCCGGTCGGCGACATGGGCGCGTTCATGGAGAGCTTTGAGCGGTTGACCGTGCTCGACACCCAGGAGCCGCTGTCGCTGGTGTTCACGCTCGGCTCGATCATTCTCATGATTCCGAGCGTGTGGCTGGCGCTGCTGAGCGTCGGCATCCGCCCGTTCGGCCGCGCGTGGTCGGTCGCGCTCCGGGTCCGCTGGGGGCTCGTTTGGAAGACGGCGGGTCTCGCGGTCGCCTGCCTGCTCGTGACGAATGGACTCAGCATCGCGGTGCAGGTGCTGTTCGTCGATTCCCCTCAGGAGGTGGCGGCCGAGATGCCGGACATCGACCTGACTGCAGCGCTGTGGTCGCTGCTCATCGTGGTGCTGCTCGTGCCGTTCCAAGCCGCAGCGGAGGAGCTGGTGTTCCGCGGCTTCTTCATGCAGGTGATCGGTTCTTGGCTGCGGAGCCCGTGGCTCGCGATCCTGCTGCCGACGGTGGCCTTCGCGCTCGCGCACATCTACGACGTCTGGGGCATGCTCTCGGTCGGCGTGATGGGGCTGATCGCGGCGTGGCTCACGTGGCGGACGGGAGGCCTCGAGGCCGCGATCAGCATCCACGTGGTGAACAACCTGATCGCGTTCGGGATCATGGCCACCGGCCTCAGCGGGTCGACGGCGCAGGAGGCCGAGACCGGCGGATCCTGGGTCTCGATCCTGGTGCAGGCGGCCGGACTGGGGCTGTTCCTCGTGCTCACGGTGATTGTGTTCCGCTCGGGTGGTTACGGACGCACGCGGATCGACTTGGTGCAGGTGCCGGCGACGGACCCTGAGCCGATTGTGGGAGAGCATCCGGCGCCGTCTGCCGGCCCGAGCCAGCACCAGGATCAGGCGGGCGGGTCCTCATCGTGA
- a CDS encoding YtxH domain-containing protein: MKGKVAFVLGAAVGYVLGARAGRARYEKIKSGAKAAWESDPVQNGVSIVQDAATAKFEEVKAAALSAGKDALSTVIGSAKGAANSVNSTSDSTGAQSGSTGKSGSTGQQSKRDEK, from the coding sequence ATGAAAGGCAAAGTCGCGTTCGTTCTCGGAGCTGCCGTCGGGTATGTGCTGGGAGCCCGTGCCGGTCGTGCCCGCTACGAGAAGATCAAGTCGGGGGCGAAGGCGGCCTGGGAGTCCGATCCCGTGCAGAACGGTGTTTCGATCGTCCAGGATGCTGCGACGGCGAAGTTCGAAGAGGTCAAGGCCGCTGCGCTCAGTGCGGGCAAGGATGCCCTCTCGACCGTGATCGGTTCCGCGAAGGGCGCCGCGAATAGCGTGAACTCCACCTCGGACTCGACTGGGGCTCAGTCGGGGAGCACCGGGAAGTCGGGGAGCACCGGGCAGCAGTCGAAGCGGGACGAGAAATGA
- a CDS encoding phage holin family protein, with protein sequence MSRRSDQPGTFELLAKLPHQIIQLVKLEIANAKREVTAKAKKLGIGAVAVVVALFFVFFALEALVVAAIAGVAVVWPVWLSALVVAVGLLVLAGLAILGGILLMKKNVPVPTETLHRFEDDAKAMSEVRINAEDPPAAGGSELPRVGEKGNWR encoded by the coding sequence ATGAGTCGTCGCTCCGACCAGCCGGGCACGTTCGAACTCCTCGCGAAACTGCCCCACCAGATCATCCAGCTCGTCAAGCTCGAGATCGCGAATGCGAAGCGCGAGGTCACGGCGAAGGCGAAGAAGCTCGGGATCGGCGCGGTCGCCGTGGTGGTCGCCCTGTTCTTCGTGTTCTTCGCGCTCGAGGCGCTCGTCGTCGCGGCGATCGCGGGCGTGGCCGTCGTCTGGCCCGTATGGCTGTCTGCTCTCGTCGTCGCGGTCGGCCTGCTCGTGCTCGCGGGGCTCGCGATCCTGGGCGGCATCCTGCTCATGAAGAAGAACGTTCCCGTGCCCACGGAGACCCTCCACCGCTTCGAGGACGATGCCAAGGCCATGTCCGAGGTGCGCATCAACGCGGAGGATCCGCCTGCTGCCGGCGGCAGCGAACTGCCCCGGGTCGGGGAGAAGGGAAACTGGCGATGA
- a CDS encoding uroporphyrinogen-III synthase, giving the protein MSAEAKPLSGLRVLVPRGGTWGELVSKALREQGASTVIAPLVDFGHTSEEDKLVDALHRLEAGEFQWMTATSATVVDVLAHHQAVIPKHTEVAVVGEATLQAFEAAGYEVARTPQDGDNTTEGLLKVWPEIETDEVLKVLTLRSDVAKPVLTEGLISRGHDVTQVVAFRTVGVPASVHIREDVQSGRINALLIASPAIAREVAKQFPEIPEHTIVACVGPHTHEAAIDSGVRHTAEHVESEMKHALIETVESVIDQSDMLD; this is encoded by the coding sequence ATGTCGGCTGAGGCGAAACCGCTCAGCGGTCTCCGGGTCCTCGTGCCTCGCGGTGGTACCTGGGGTGAATTGGTCTCCAAGGCGCTCCGCGAACAGGGCGCGAGCACAGTGATCGCTCCGCTTGTGGACTTTGGTCACACGAGCGAGGAGGACAAGCTCGTCGACGCGCTCCACCGCCTCGAGGCAGGCGAGTTCCAGTGGATGACGGCGACGAGCGCCACGGTCGTGGACGTGCTGGCCCACCACCAGGCGGTCATTCCGAAGCACACCGAGGTCGCGGTCGTCGGTGAGGCGACGCTGCAGGCTTTCGAGGCTGCCGGCTACGAGGTCGCTCGCACGCCGCAGGACGGCGACAACACGACCGAGGGTCTGTTGAAGGTGTGGCCCGAGATCGAGACCGATGAGGTGCTGAAGGTGCTGACGCTGCGCTCCGACGTGGCGAAGCCGGTGCTGACGGAAGGACTCATCAGTCGCGGGCACGATGTGACGCAGGTCGTCGCGTTCCGCACTGTCGGTGTTCCGGCCTCGGTGCACATCCGCGAAGACGTGCAGTCGGGCCGCATCAACGCGCTGCTCATCGCATCTCCGGCGATCGCCCGGGAGGTGGCGAAGCAGTTCCCCGAGATCCCCGAGCACACGATCGTCGCGTGCGTCGGCCCCCACACCCACGAGGCCGCGATCGATTCGGGCGTCAGGCACACGGCCGAGCACGTCGAGTCCGAGATGAAGCACGCGCTCATCGAAACGGTCGAGTCGGTGATCGATCAGAGCGATATGCTCGACTAG
- a CDS encoding AEC family transporter: MLGIIQGFTVILGVIGVGYLAGRFGVVKGEQRLVLNRVAFSVATPALLFTVLHRSDPSIIVSPVILVTTVSAVLAAGVFVAASRLWFKRDIGATTLGATCAGYVNSNNLGLPVAVYILGDAAYVAPLILVQLILFAPTILAILETTRGNQRGALLALGRAASNPIILASLAGLAFALIGIPVPEIALAPIEMIGGAAIPMVLLSFGISLHGQRALRRGSGRAAVFTATGIKLFFMPLAAWGLSVAFGLSAHETFVATIIASLPTAQNVYNYAATYQRAEIMVRDTVLVTTFASLPVIATAAWLLQS, encoded by the coding sequence ATGCTCGGCATCATCCAGGGGTTCACCGTCATCCTCGGCGTCATCGGCGTCGGGTATCTCGCCGGCCGGTTCGGGGTCGTCAAGGGCGAGCAGCGACTCGTCCTCAACCGTGTGGCGTTCTCCGTCGCGACCCCCGCCCTGCTCTTCACGGTGCTGCACCGCAGCGACCCCTCGATCATCGTGTCGCCCGTGATCCTCGTGACGACCGTCTCCGCGGTCCTCGCGGCTGGTGTCTTCGTTGCGGCCTCGCGGCTCTGGTTCAAGCGCGACATCGGCGCCACGACCCTCGGGGCCACGTGCGCCGGATACGTCAACTCGAACAACCTCGGTCTGCCGGTCGCCGTCTACATCCTCGGCGACGCCGCCTACGTCGCACCGCTGATCCTGGTGCAGCTGATTCTCTTCGCCCCCACCATCCTCGCCATCCTGGAAACGACGCGCGGCAATCAACGCGGGGCGCTGCTGGCGCTCGGGCGGGCAGCCTCGAACCCGATCATCCTCGCGTCGTTGGCCGGCCTCGCGTTCGCGCTCATCGGGATCCCCGTACCGGAGATCGCGCTCGCACCGATCGAGATGATCGGGGGCGCCGCGATACCGATGGTCCTCCTCAGCTTCGGGATCTCCCTGCACGGGCAGCGCGCACTCCGGCGCGGCAGTGGACGCGCAGCGGTGTTCACGGCGACGGGGATCAAGCTGTTCTTCATGCCGCTCGCCGCGTGGGGGCTCTCGGTCGCATTCGGGCTGTCCGCCCATGAGACGTTCGTCGCAACGATCATCGCTTCGCTTCCGACTGCGCAGAACGTCTACAACTATGCGGCCACCTATCAGCGCGCGGAGATCATGGTGCGGGACACCGTGCTCGTCACGACGTTCGCCTCTCTCCCGGTCATCGCCACAGCGGCCTGGCTGCTGCAGTCGTAG